One region of Monomorium pharaonis isolate MP-MQ-018 chromosome 11, ASM1337386v2, whole genome shotgun sequence genomic DNA includes:
- the LOC105839784 gene encoding AP-3 complex subunit mu-1 yields MINSLFIINSSGDVFMEKHWKSAVARSLCDYFFDQQRRVLSPEDTPPVIATPHHYLISIYRCNMFFIAVCMTEVPPLFVIEFLHRVVDTFEDYFSECTETIIKENYVVVYELLDEMLDNGFPLATESNILKELIKPPNILRTIANTVTGKSNVSAILPSGQLSNVPWRRTGVKYTNNEAYFDVVEEVDAIIDRTGATVFAEIQGYIDCCIKLSGMPDLTLSFMNPRLFDDVSFHPCVRFKRWESERILSFIPPDGNFRLLSYHIGSQSIVAIPIYVRHNISLKEPGGGRLDITVGPKQTIGRTVENVILEIPMPKIVLNCTLTPNQGKYSFDPVSKILLWDIGRIDVSKLPNLRGSITIQNSTAVTESNPAINVHFTINQLAVSGLKVNRLDMYGEKYKPFKGVKYITKAGKFQIRM; encoded by the exons atgATAAACAGtctctttattataaattcttcaGG AGATGTTTTTATGGAGAAACATTGGAAGAGTGCAGTCGCACGTTCGCTTTGTGACTATTTCTTTGATCAGCAGCGAAGGGTCTTGTCTCCAGAGGACACACCACCAGTGATAGCTACTCCACATCATTATCTCATTAGTATATATCGCTGTAACATGTTTTTTATAGCAGTGTGCATGACGGAGG TTCCACCATTATTTGTTATTGAATTCTTGCATAGGGTAGTAGATACCTTTGAGGATTATTTCAGTGAATGCACAGAAAccattataaaagaaaactatgTGGTGGTATATGAACTATTGGATGAGATGTTGGACAATGGTTTCCCTCTGGCAACAGAATCTAATATATTGAAAGAATTGATCAAACCACCTAATATTCTACGCACCATTGCTAACACTGTTACAGGAAAATCCAA cgTTAGTGCAATCTTACCAAGTGGACAACTATCTAACGTTCCTTGGAGACGAACTGGAGTGAAATACACCAACAATGAAGCTTACTTTGACGTTGTTGAGGAAGTAGATGCAATTATTGATCGAACTGGAGCAACAGTATTTGCAGAAATTCAGGGCTAT attgattgttgtataaaattaagcgGTATGCCAGATCTCACTCTCTCATTTATGAATCCGAGACTGTTTGATGATGTTAGCTTCCATCCCTGCGTTAGATTTAAAAGATGGGag TCGGAAaggattctttcttttattccaCCTGATGGTAATTTTCGACTCCTCTCTTACCACATAGGATCACAAAGCATTGTAGCAATTCCTATATATGTAAGAcataatattagtttaaaagAACCAGGGGGTGGTAGATTAGATATCACTGTTGGACCAAAGCAAACTATTGGTAGAACA gTTGAAAATGTGATTCTAGAAATTCCTATGCCAAAGATAGTTTTAAATTGCACTTTAACACCAAACCAAGGAAAATATTCATTTGATCCCGTCAGCAAGATATTATTATGGGATATTGGAAGAATTGACGTTTCTAAACTACCAAATCTTAGAGGATCG atcaCAATACAAAATTCAACAGCTGTTACTGAATCAAATCCTGCCATTAAC gtGCATTTTACGATTAATCAATTAGCAGTATCCGGATTGAAGGTAAATCGGTTAGATATGTATGGAGAAAAGTACAAGCCATTCAAAGGTGTCAAATACATTACTAAAGCTGgcaaatttcaaataagaatgtaa
- the LOC105839783 gene encoding syntenin-1 — MSLYPTLEDMKVDHMMKAQIQAESQYVASIESTTPSAPTYVPSAPNILYPSLGDYMGLELNEETIAQNMPEYALTTRQNANDVALTSTDITCGPLAGMIAPLSGQSRALQKAQVTNGIRELTLCKDGDGKVGVRVHTINNGVFVCLVSQDSPAAMAGLRFGDQILSINDVCVAGYSMDQVHKLLRNANVNGIKVVVRDRPFERTVTMHKDSMGYVGFQFKNGKIIALVKDSSATRNGLLTDHQILEINGKNVIGMKDKDITSEIEKGGDIITVTIIPSYIYDHMVKKMSNSLLKNLMDHSALDL, encoded by the exons ATGTCTTTGTATCCGACACTAGAAGATATGAAAGTAGATCATATGATGAAG GCTCAGATACAAGCCGAGTCACAATATGTTGCCTCGATCGAATCCACGACTCCCTCGGCTCCAACTTATGTTCCTTCTGCACCGAATATACTGTATCCATCCTTGGGAGATTACATGGGTCTCGAGTTGAATGAAGAGACCATTGCGCAAAATATGCCCGAATATGCGCTCACTACACGCCAGAATGCGAATGAT GTAGCTCTCACTTCAACGGACATAACATGTGGCCCATTAGCAGGGATGATCGCTCCTTTGTCAGGACAATCCAGGGCTTTGCAAAAAGCTCAAGTAACAAATGGTATCAGAGAG ttgaCACTTTGTAAGGATGGTGATGGAAAAGTTGGCGTTAGGGTACATACGATAAATAATGGAGTTTTTGTGTGTCTCGTGAGTCAAGATTCTCCAGCAGCAATGGCTGGATTACGTTTCGGTGACCAAATTTTGAGCATCAATGATGTCTGCGTTGCTGGATATTCAATGGATCAAGTACACAAACTTCTCCGTAACGCGAACGTCAATGGGATCAAAGTGGTCGTGCGTGATAG ACCATTTGAGCGTACTGTAACAATGCACAAAGACAGTATGGGTTATGTCGGATTTCAATTTAAgaatggaaaaataattgctcTAGTGAAAGATTCGTCAGCTACGCGAAATGGACTTTTAACTGATCATCAAATACTCGAGATTAACGGAAAG AACGTAATCGGGATGAAGGATAAAGATATCACATCAGAGATTGAAAAAGGTGGAGACATCATCACCGTAACGATAATACCATCGTACATTTATGATCACATGGTGAAAAA gATGTCAAACAgcttgttgaaaaatttaatggatCATTCTGCGCTGGatctttaa
- the LOC105839786 gene encoding transcriptional adapter 1 isoform X1 — protein sequence MTTSKELSLARKSLMTSLGDNAKVYFEKMKLWFQMKTTKEEFDSEARNLMTEDQIRLHNEFLLCLFNKVRGLAAVAPIKIERDKVSKEKRLRLKRKYKTDKSNFEPVDMYVEVLGQASSPVGDEPIGANRSSAQELVLPDRTFVLARLMLAAWENNMDGAEENTAHIVIAATQIFLKNVLTAIFTRRKGYTVRDGTFIHNIGEPVPSSWKRNSIYINPFNSEPTEIMEPYGQVPTSKPNFEEAEQSTAFSYACSTQVTRPPLKPVSTADLQYALKIYKNLVSNHTIYATNMERLYIYATHPTWEDLEAKKLLCQPST from the exons ATGACCACGTCAAAGGAATTAAGTCTGGCTAGAAAGAGTCTCATGACATCACTTGGTGATAACGCAAAAGT GTATTTCGAGAAGATGAAGTTGTGGTTTCAAATGAAG ACTACAAAAGAAGAATTTGATTCTGAAGCACGTAATCTCATGACAGAGGATCAAATCCGTTTGCACAATGAATTCTTGCTGTGTCTTTTTAACAAAGTTCGTGGATTAGCTGCCGTTGCGCCAATTAagatagaaagagacaaaGTTTCAAAGGAGAAAAGACTGAGACTGAAACGCAAATACAAAACTGATAAATCGAATTTTGAG CCAGTGGACATGTATGTGGAAGTATTGGGTCAAGCTTCATCGCCTGTTGGCGACGAGCCTATAGGCGCCAATCGCTCCAGTGCCCAAGAACTTGTATTGCCAGATCGCACTTTTGTATTGGCTCGACTAATGCTCGCAGCATGGGAAAATAACATGGATGGTGCTGAAGAGAATACCGCACATATTGTTATAGCTGCCACgcaaattttcttgaaaaatgtACTCACTGCAATCTTCACACGTAGAAAAGGGTATACTGTTCGGGATGGTACTTTCATTCATAATATAGGAGAACCAGTACCTAGCTCATGGAAAAGAAACTCCATATACATAAATCCATTCAATTCCGA ACCAACAGAAATAATGGAGCCTTATGGCCAAGTTCCTACATCAAAACCAAATTTTGAGGAAGCTGAACAGTCTACTGCTTTTTCGTACGCTTGCTCCACGCAAGTCACTCGACCACCGTTAAAACCAGTAAGCACAGCCGATTTACAATATGCATTAAAG atttataaaaatctcgTTAGTAATCACACCATATATGCTACCAATATGGaacgattatatatatatgctactcaTCCAACGTGGGAAGATTTAGAGGCAAAGAAATTATTGTGTCAACCATCAACATGA
- the LOC105839786 gene encoding transcriptional adapter 1 isoform X2: protein MTEDQIRLHNEFLLCLFNKVRGLAAVAPIKIERDKVSKEKRLRLKRKYKTDKSNFEPVDMYVEVLGQASSPVGDEPIGANRSSAQELVLPDRTFVLARLMLAAWENNMDGAEENTAHIVIAATQIFLKNVLTAIFTRRKGYTVRDGTFIHNIGEPVPSSWKRNSIYINPFNSEPTEIMEPYGQVPTSKPNFEEAEQSTAFSYACSTQVTRPPLKPVSTADLQYALKIYKNLVSNHTIYATNMERLYIYATHPTWEDLEAKKLLCQPST, encoded by the exons ATGACAGAGGATCAAATCCGTTTGCACAATGAATTCTTGCTGTGTCTTTTTAACAAAGTTCGTGGATTAGCTGCCGTTGCGCCAATTAagatagaaagagacaaaGTTTCAAAGGAGAAAAGACTGAGACTGAAACGCAAATACAAAACTGATAAATCGAATTTTGAG CCAGTGGACATGTATGTGGAAGTATTGGGTCAAGCTTCATCGCCTGTTGGCGACGAGCCTATAGGCGCCAATCGCTCCAGTGCCCAAGAACTTGTATTGCCAGATCGCACTTTTGTATTGGCTCGACTAATGCTCGCAGCATGGGAAAATAACATGGATGGTGCTGAAGAGAATACCGCACATATTGTTATAGCTGCCACgcaaattttcttgaaaaatgtACTCACTGCAATCTTCACACGTAGAAAAGGGTATACTGTTCGGGATGGTACTTTCATTCATAATATAGGAGAACCAGTACCTAGCTCATGGAAAAGAAACTCCATATACATAAATCCATTCAATTCCGA ACCAACAGAAATAATGGAGCCTTATGGCCAAGTTCCTACATCAAAACCAAATTTTGAGGAAGCTGAACAGTCTACTGCTTTTTCGTACGCTTGCTCCACGCAAGTCACTCGACCACCGTTAAAACCAGTAAGCACAGCCGATTTACAATATGCATTAAAG atttataaaaatctcgTTAGTAATCACACCATATATGCTACCAATATGGaacgattatatatatatgctactcaTCCAACGTGGGAAGATTTAGAGGCAAAGAAATTATTGTGTCAACCATCAACATGA
- the LOC105839787 gene encoding polypeptide N-acetylgalactosaminyltransferase 35A isoform X1, giving the protein MMSTRYVSFLSGIVIASLTWAFSLYLYSRLSQNVITTTPTMLVPGISNRGDHIDKEIMLHDNVIIARNEKHMIIGKEAYNLKGNKNVRNNDLLSQQLQPIPVKPAVMLDQGLDELGMVKNLEDQQKRDEGYKNYAFNILISDNIGMQRDIPDTRHKLCKAQKYSATLPNASIIICFYNEHYTTLLRSLHSILERTPMALLHEIILVNDYSNSVVLHEKINMYIRNNFDYRVRLFKTEKREGLIRARVFGARRATGKILIFLDSHIEVNEMWIEPLLSRIAYSRNIVPMPVIDIINADTFQYTGSPLVRGGFNWGLHFKWDNLPIGTLKDDDDFVKPIKSPTMAGGLFAIDREYFTKIGEYDIGMDVWGGENLEISFRIWMCGGSIELIPCSRVGHVFRRRRPYGSDDPQDSMLKNSLRVAHVWMDEYKDYFLKNTKTIDYGDISERLALRQKLKCKTFGWYLKVVYPELTLPDDTEKRLKDKWARLDQRPMQPWHSRKRNYTDQYQIRLSNTALCIQSEKDIKTKGSRLILMPCLRVKSQMWYETDKNELVLGQMLCMEGSEKIPKLGKCHEMGGSQDWRLKHINGTPIYNMATGTCLGAIRDVRNTPLVMDLCTRSNASLITWDLVRSKVSSKVVR; this is encoded by the exons ATGATGTCAACGAGATACGTGTCGTTCCTGTCAGGTATAGTAATAGCCTCTTTAACATGGGCATTCAGTCTGTATCTTTATTCAAGACTGTCACAAAATGTCATCACCACCACTCCTACAATGTTAGTGCCTGGTATTTCCAATCGGGGAGACCACATCGACAAAGAGATTATGCTGCATGACAACGTTATCATTGCACGCAATGAAAAGCATATGATAATCGGTAAAGAAGCTTACAATTTAAAGGGTAATAAAAACGTCAGAAACAACGATCTGCTCTCACAGCAACTGCAGCCTATTCCAGTGAAGCCTGCAGTCATGTTAGATCaag gtCTGGACGAATTAGGTATGGTAAAAAATTTGGAGGATCAACAAAAGAGAGATGAGGGTTACAAAAACTATgctttcaacattttaatatcagaCAATATTGGCATGCAAAGAGATATACCAGACACAAGACACAAACTGTGCAAAGCGCAAAAATATTCTGCCACGTTGCCAAATGCCAGTATAATTATCTGTTTTTACAATGAGCATTATACTACTTTGTTAAGATCCCTGCATTCTATACTTGAAAGAACACCGATGGCACTCCTGCATGAAATTATCTTGGTGAATGATTATAGCAATAGTGTTGTGttgcatgaaaaaataaacatgtatATTAGAAACAATTTTGATTATCGAGTACGATTATTCAAGACTGAAAAGAGAGAAGGTTTGATCAGAGCGCGAGTGTTTGGCGCTAGAAGAGCAACTGGCAAAATCCTGATTTTTCTAGATAGTCACATAGAAGTAAATGAAATGTGGATAGAGCCGCTTCTTTCAAGGATTGCTTATTCAAGAAACATTGTACCGATGCCAGTGATCGATATTATAAACGCAGATACGTTTCAATATACCGGGAGTCCACTGGTGAGAGGTGGCTTTAATTGGGGTCTTCATTTTAAGTGGGACAATTTGCCAATTGGAACATTAAAAGATGACGACGATTTTGTAAAGCCCATCAA ATCGCCAACAATGGCCGGAGGGTTGTTTGCTATTGAtagagaatattttacaaaaatcggAGAATATGACATCGGTATGGACGTTTGGGGCGGAGAGAATCTTGAGATATCATTTCGA atatggATGTGTGGAGGCAGTATCGAGCTTATTCCCTGTTCACGAGTGGGTCACGTGTTTAGAAGACGACGGCCGTATGGTTCGGACGATCCGCAAGACTCGATGTTAAAGAATTCCTTGCGAGTTGCACACGTATGGATGGATgaatataaagattattttctgaaaaatactAAAACAATTGATTACGGCGATATCTCGGAACGATTAGCGTTGCGTCAGAAATTAAAGTGCAAAACATTCGGATGGTACTTGAAAGTAGTTTATCCTGAATTAACACTACCAGATGATACAGAAAAACGACTGAAGGATAAATGGGCCAGACTTGATCAAAGACCGATGCAACCTTGGCATTCGAGAAAGAGGAATTATACCGATCAGTATCAAATTAGACTTTCAAATACCGCGCTTTGCATCCAGAGTGAAAAGGATATCAAAACTAAAGGTTCGAGACTTATTTTGATGCCGTGTTTACGAGTTAAATCACAG ATGTGGTATGAGACCGATAAAAATGAACTGGTACTTGGCCAGATGCTTTGCATGGAGGGATCTGAGAAAATCCCAAAACTCGGAAAGTGTCACGAAATGGGAGGGAGTCAAGATTGGCGTCTTAAGCATATT AATGGTACACCTATCTACAATATGGCAACGGGAACTTGCTTAGGAGCAATACGCGACGTAAGAAATACTCCGCTTGTCATGGATTTATGCACGAGATCAAATGCTTCATTGATAACGTGGGATCTTGTCCGGTCAAAGGTTTCGTCTAAGGTAGTCAGATGA
- the LOC105839787 gene encoding polypeptide N-acetylgalactosaminyltransferase 35A isoform X2: protein MMSTRYVSFLSVPGISNRGDHIDKEIMLHDNVIIARNEKHMIIGKEAYNLKGNKNVRNNDLLSQQLQPIPVKPAVMLDQGLDELGMVKNLEDQQKRDEGYKNYAFNILISDNIGMQRDIPDTRHKLCKAQKYSATLPNASIIICFYNEHYTTLLRSLHSILERTPMALLHEIILVNDYSNSVVLHEKINMYIRNNFDYRVRLFKTEKREGLIRARVFGARRATGKILIFLDSHIEVNEMWIEPLLSRIAYSRNIVPMPVIDIINADTFQYTGSPLVRGGFNWGLHFKWDNLPIGTLKDDDDFVKPIKSPTMAGGLFAIDREYFTKIGEYDIGMDVWGGENLEISFRIWMCGGSIELIPCSRVGHVFRRRRPYGSDDPQDSMLKNSLRVAHVWMDEYKDYFLKNTKTIDYGDISERLALRQKLKCKTFGWYLKVVYPELTLPDDTEKRLKDKWARLDQRPMQPWHSRKRNYTDQYQIRLSNTALCIQSEKDIKTKGSRLILMPCLRVKSQMWYETDKNELVLGQMLCMEGSEKIPKLGKCHEMGGSQDWRLKHINGTPIYNMATGTCLGAIRDVRNTPLVMDLCTRSNASLITWDLVRSKVSSKVVR, encoded by the exons ATGATGTCAACGAGATACGTGTCGTTCCTGTCAG TGCCTGGTATTTCCAATCGGGGAGACCACATCGACAAAGAGATTATGCTGCATGACAACGTTATCATTGCACGCAATGAAAAGCATATGATAATCGGTAAAGAAGCTTACAATTTAAAGGGTAATAAAAACGTCAGAAACAACGATCTGCTCTCACAGCAACTGCAGCCTATTCCAGTGAAGCCTGCAGTCATGTTAGATCaag gtCTGGACGAATTAGGTATGGTAAAAAATTTGGAGGATCAACAAAAGAGAGATGAGGGTTACAAAAACTATgctttcaacattttaatatcagaCAATATTGGCATGCAAAGAGATATACCAGACACAAGACACAAACTGTGCAAAGCGCAAAAATATTCTGCCACGTTGCCAAATGCCAGTATAATTATCTGTTTTTACAATGAGCATTATACTACTTTGTTAAGATCCCTGCATTCTATACTTGAAAGAACACCGATGGCACTCCTGCATGAAATTATCTTGGTGAATGATTATAGCAATAGTGTTGTGttgcatgaaaaaataaacatgtatATTAGAAACAATTTTGATTATCGAGTACGATTATTCAAGACTGAAAAGAGAGAAGGTTTGATCAGAGCGCGAGTGTTTGGCGCTAGAAGAGCAACTGGCAAAATCCTGATTTTTCTAGATAGTCACATAGAAGTAAATGAAATGTGGATAGAGCCGCTTCTTTCAAGGATTGCTTATTCAAGAAACATTGTACCGATGCCAGTGATCGATATTATAAACGCAGATACGTTTCAATATACCGGGAGTCCACTGGTGAGAGGTGGCTTTAATTGGGGTCTTCATTTTAAGTGGGACAATTTGCCAATTGGAACATTAAAAGATGACGACGATTTTGTAAAGCCCATCAA ATCGCCAACAATGGCCGGAGGGTTGTTTGCTATTGAtagagaatattttacaaaaatcggAGAATATGACATCGGTATGGACGTTTGGGGCGGAGAGAATCTTGAGATATCATTTCGA atatggATGTGTGGAGGCAGTATCGAGCTTATTCCCTGTTCACGAGTGGGTCACGTGTTTAGAAGACGACGGCCGTATGGTTCGGACGATCCGCAAGACTCGATGTTAAAGAATTCCTTGCGAGTTGCACACGTATGGATGGATgaatataaagattattttctgaaaaatactAAAACAATTGATTACGGCGATATCTCGGAACGATTAGCGTTGCGTCAGAAATTAAAGTGCAAAACATTCGGATGGTACTTGAAAGTAGTTTATCCTGAATTAACACTACCAGATGATACAGAAAAACGACTGAAGGATAAATGGGCCAGACTTGATCAAAGACCGATGCAACCTTGGCATTCGAGAAAGAGGAATTATACCGATCAGTATCAAATTAGACTTTCAAATACCGCGCTTTGCATCCAGAGTGAAAAGGATATCAAAACTAAAGGTTCGAGACTTATTTTGATGCCGTGTTTACGAGTTAAATCACAG ATGTGGTATGAGACCGATAAAAATGAACTGGTACTTGGCCAGATGCTTTGCATGGAGGGATCTGAGAAAATCCCAAAACTCGGAAAGTGTCACGAAATGGGAGGGAGTCAAGATTGGCGTCTTAAGCATATT AATGGTACACCTATCTACAATATGGCAACGGGAACTTGCTTAGGAGCAATACGCGACGTAAGAAATACTCCGCTTGTCATGGATTTATGCACGAGATCAAATGCTTCATTGATAACGTGGGATCTTGTCCGGTCAAAGGTTTCGTCTAAGGTAGTCAGATGA